The Schizosaccharomyces pombe strain 972h- genome assembly, chromosome: I genome contains a region encoding:
- the rps102 gene encoding 40S ribosomal protein eS1 produces the protein MAVGKNKRLSKGKKGIKKRVVDPFSRKEWYDIKAPAFFEVKNVGKTLVNRTAGLKNANDSLKGRILEVSLADLQKDEEHAFRKVKLRVEDIQGKSCLTSFNGLSITSDKLRSLVRKWQTTIEADQTIKTTDGYLCRVFVIGFTRRRANQVKKTTYAQSSQIRAIRQKMFQVIQNQTSSCSMRELVQKLIPEVIGREIERATGSIFPLQNVLVRKVKILKAPKHDAQKLLELHGESQDVGTKVVKDVAPLESV, from the coding sequence ATGGCAGTTGGAAAAAACAAGAGACTCTCCAAAGGCAAGAAGGGAATTAAGAAGCGTGTCGTTGACCCCTTTTCCCGTAAGGAATGGTACGACATTAAAGCTCCCGCCTTCTTCGAAGTTAAGAACGTTGGAAAGACTCTTGTCAACCGCACAGCCGGTCTAAAGAATGCCAATGACTCCCTCAAGGGACGTATCTTGGAGGTTTCCCTTGCTGACTTGCAAAAGGATGAGGAGCACGCATTCCGCAAGGTTAAGCTTCGTGTCGAAGATATCCAAGGCAAGTCTTGCCTTACCAGCTTCAATGGTTTAAGCATCACTTCTGACAAGTTGCGCTCTCTTGTCCGCAAATGGCAAACAACCATCGAGGCTGATCAAACTATCAAGACTACTGATGGTTATCTTTGCCGTGTCTTTGTCATTGGCTTCACACGTCGTCGTGCTAACCAAGTTAAGAAGACTACTTATGCTCAATCTTCTCAAATCCGTGCCATCCGCCAGAAGATGTTCCAAGTTATCCAAAACCAAACTTCTTCTTGCTCCATGAGGGAACTCGTTCAAAAGCTCATTCCTGAGGTCATTGGCcgtgaaattgaaagagcTACTGGCAGTATTTTCCCTCTCCAAAATGTTCTTGTCCGTAAGGTCAAGATCCTCAAGGCCCCTAAGCATGATGCTCAAAAGCTCCTCGAGTTACATGGTGAGAGTCAAGATGTTGGCACAAAGGTTGTCAAGGACGTTGCTCCCTTGGAATCTGTTTAA